Proteins encoded within one genomic window of Rhododendron vialii isolate Sample 1 chromosome 1a, ASM3025357v1:
- the LOC131298730 gene encoding glutathione S-transferase T3-like — protein sequence MPMSPPRKLNLPLQWSQFPRNHNGGGNFTVEEDKLVVSAWLNISMDAVQGNDQKKTTFWQRVKEFIQENEPYETNRTMVSLMNRWSTIQLCTNKFCSCYWKIEALNQSGINEEQKVQNAKKMYKELNEQQQEFKFDHYWVLLKNQPKWFLECEKKKEVKKPRKGLPSCPSTPDTINLGDDNFAADNFVDLERPTGQKAAKARVMKRKNGENVASTEISGVLDKIKECKSKLTDKKLEMLGKTYDQAQEKIRIKQELLEIKQFEADERVMTIDLNCLSEEQQEFYRLRRLEILGKRRRVQ from the exons ATGCCCATGTCGCCACCCAGGAAACTCAATTTACCGTTGCAATGGAGTCAATTTCCAAGAAATCACAACGGCGGTGGCAATTTCACCGTAGAAGAGGACAAACTTGTCGTGTCAGCGTGGCTTAATATAAGCATGGATGCAGTTCAAGGTAATGACCAGAAAAAAACTACTTTCTGGCAACGAGTGAAGGAATTCATTCAAGAGAACGAACCATATGAAACCAACCGTACCATGGTCTCTTTAATGAATCGGTGGTCTACTATTCAACTTTGCACAAATAAGTTTTGCAGCTGCTATTGGAAAATTGAAGCACTCAATCAAAGTGGCATAAACGAGGAACAAAAG gtacaaaatgcaaaaaaaatgtacaaggAACTCAATGAGCAACAACAAGAATTCAAGTTCGATCACTATTGGGTTTTATTGAAGAACCAACCGAAATGGTTCTTGGAGtgtgagaagaaaaaagaagtgaaaaaaccaagaaaagggCTACCATCTTGTCCTTCTACTCCAGATACGATCAATCTAGGCGACGACAATTTTGCAGCAGATAATTTTGTGGACTTGGAGCGACCAACAGGCCAAAAAGCAGCAAAGGCACGAGTGATGAAACGAAAGAACGGAGAGAATGTAGCTTCGACTGAAATTTCTGGGGTATTGGATAAGATAAAAGAATGCAAAAGCAAGTTGACTGACAAGAAATTGGAGATGCTTGGGAAAACATATGATCAGGCGCAAGAGAAAATTCGTATCAAACAAGAACTGCTTGAAATAAAACAATTCGAAGCGGATGAGAGAGTAATGACGATAGATCTCAATTGCTTGTCAGAAGAGCAACAAGAATTCTATAGGCTTCGAAGGTTGGAAAtccttggaaaaagaagaagggttcAGTAA